A single Vulcanisaeta distributa DSM 14429 DNA region contains:
- a CDS encoding helicase HerA domain-containing protein: protein MPEIDPRIYLAILIGVIVMGIVYRPLILLLPLAMLYRDFREWLVESILTLIYPGLAPRLVLGEDYVYDARGRLMHVFYSAEPMFDISRLTGAQYVGLFDELIRRLNLGTNEAIAFIRLGGEKFIRLSRVVRGEDELQDFMNWLTARENLLRQYFVLRQLGGEELRRLVGFPTTPSKARLITALVTLLLASYLLFRVYGLITIAAIAAITVKSLGNYSVIRGGQFSVLRRRLATSNKIYTMPSDDDVRAVASAVANYLQNYALIISGNPEFRAVTSTRVAREYEKLVVQERGKALPAVSRWRVVLDRITQNAEEPVRVMILSDRDLPDTNMRMAWLRGQLPLWSMPTIDELSHDVAIVPIFHGGRLIAESSRARVRLGRDREGSELEIDLDALPSGHMLVVGPTGMGKTWTVSTILHRLMNSGIKALILDPHGEYLRIQGIEPIDVTRKFINFFELDGLTDVERVHRLITEFSILGIDAKPMLPDLRLIYSNGIYRDFFKAMEFLRAATDDDSVALALDRLMSHLRGAEVVPVSELLNNKALLFGSVRASPDVMAFMMGVVADHVYSHVMSMSIGEQLRQLLIIDEAYYLLNSPLAELLVRGVRKFGLGTVFITQTLTGIGSDVLQNIPLIIVLGGNDAYVASVSQALQLTSEDMKWLVTALPPHMQGLTTKALIITEPIKRLGIIELEPRIKEAQQ from the coding sequence ATGCCTGAGATAGACCCAAGGATCTACCTGGCAATCCTAATTGGAGTCATTGTAATGGGCATTGTCTACAGGCCACTTATCCTACTCCTACCACTGGCAATGCTTTACCGGGACTTTAGGGAGTGGCTGGTGGAGTCAATCCTCACGCTGATCTACCCAGGCTTAGCGCCTAGGCTGGTTCTCGGTGAGGACTACGTGTATGATGCGAGGGGCAGGTTGATGCATGTCTTTTACAGTGCCGAGCCCATGTTTGACATAAGCCGATTGACCGGTGCTCAATACGTTGGTTTGTTCGATGAGTTGATTAGGCGATTAAACCTAGGCACCAATGAGGCTATTGCATTCATTAGGCTTGGTGGTGAAAAGTTCATTAGGCTTTCGAGGGTTGTTAGGGGCGAGGACGAGCTCCAGGACTTCATGAACTGGCTAACCGCCAGGGAGAACCTACTCAGGCAGTACTTCGTGCTTAGGCAGTTGGGTGGTGAGGAGCTTAGGAGGTTGGTTGGATTCCCAACAACGCCGAGCAAGGCTAGGCTCATTACCGCGTTGGTAACACTACTTCTTGCCTCATACCTATTATTCAGGGTTTATGGATTAATCACTATCGCCGCAATCGCGGCAATCACTGTTAAAAGCCTAGGCAATTACTCCGTGATCAGAGGTGGCCAATTTAGCGTTCTGAGGCGTAGGCTTGCTACCTCGAACAAAATCTACACAATGCCCAGCGATGATGATGTTAGGGCCGTCGCGTCGGCGGTGGCTAATTACCTACAGAACTACGCACTAATCATCTCGGGTAATCCAGAGTTCCGTGCAGTAACCTCGACTAGGGTGGCTAGGGAGTACGAAAAACTCGTTGTCCAGGAGAGGGGTAAGGCACTGCCTGCAGTCAGTAGGTGGCGTGTGGTCCTTGATAGGATAACCCAGAACGCCGAGGAGCCTGTGAGGGTCATGATACTTAGTGATAGGGACCTGCCCGACACGAACATGCGCATGGCTTGGCTTAGGGGACAGCTACCACTCTGGTCAATGCCGACAATCGATGAGTTGAGCCACGACGTAGCCATCGTGCCCATATTCCACGGTGGCAGGTTGATTGCCGAATCCTCGAGGGCTAGGGTTAGGCTTGGTAGGGATAGGGAGGGAAGTGAGTTGGAGATAGACCTCGATGCGTTGCCCAGTGGTCACATGCTCGTTGTTGGTCCAACGGGTATGGGTAAGACCTGGACAGTATCAACAATCCTACACAGGTTGATGAATAGTGGTATTAAGGCGCTCATCCTGGACCCGCACGGTGAGTACCTGAGGATACAGGGCATTGAGCCCATTGACGTGACTAGGAAATTCATTAATTTCTTCGAGCTTGACGGCTTAACTGATGTTGAGAGGGTTCATAGGCTCATTACCGAATTCTCAATACTCGGCATTGACGCCAAGCCAATGCTGCCGGACTTGAGGTTGATATACTCAAATGGCATTTACAGGGACTTCTTCAAGGCAATGGAGTTCCTAAGGGCAGCCACTGACGATGACTCGGTGGCCCTAGCCCTCGACCGATTAATGAGCCACCTCAGGGGCGCCGAGGTGGTGCCGGTCAGTGAGTTACTAAACAATAAGGCCCTATTGTTCGGCTCGGTTAGGGCTTCGCCGGACGTGATGGCTTTCATGATGGGTGTGGTGGCTGACCACGTCTACAGCCACGTGATGAGTATGAGCATAGGTGAGCAACTACGGCAGTTGCTCATCATAGACGAGGCTTATTACCTACTAAACTCACCACTAGCCGAGCTACTGGTTAGGGGTGTTAGGAAGTTCGGCCTCGGCACGGTGTTCATAACCCAGACACTAACTGGCATAGGGAGTGACGTGCTTCAGAACATACCCCTAATCATCGTGTTAGGAGGGAACGACGCATACGTAGCCTCAGTAAGCCAAGCCCTCCAGTTGACCAGTGAGGACATGAAGTGGTTGGTAACGGCACTGCCACCGCACATGCAGGGCTTAACCACAAAGGCACTCATAATAACGGAGCCAATAAAGAGGCTGGGCATCATCGAACTAGAACCAAGAATCAAGGAAGCACAACAATGA
- a CDS encoding ParA family protein, protein MLRPRYAVMAFFSGSKGGTGKSTLAANLAITMSQSLRANVLLIDLGIDSSQTSSRTLGIVPERRGALDFLVGAVSDVNQLVSRSTYMPSVLVVPPGSVKSYQLTLGVNESFNRWVYLVNSLVMATGSQLVLIDLPANAPMPILIPALVTSQIINIVLDHAAYSEYVLREIDDTYIQPMITQLRYRKIINVILNKALPSLDSVESRVRGYAHNGEVFTVPTSPIAQYLTATMKPAVLYEPKGSLTQFKKAIETITNTLTRQAKALLTGSISLS, encoded by the coding sequence ATGCTTAGGCCTAGGTATGCCGTGATGGCATTCTTCAGTGGGAGTAAGGGTGGGACTGGGAAGAGTACGTTGGCCGCCAACCTTGCGATAACCATGAGCCAATCACTTAGGGCTAACGTATTACTGATCGACCTCGGCATCGACTCAAGCCAGACGTCCAGTAGGACCCTGGGCATTGTCCCCGAGAGACGGGGCGCGCTGGACTTCCTAGTTGGGGCTGTGAGTGATGTTAACCAACTGGTTAGTAGGTCGACGTACATGCCCAGCGTACTCGTGGTACCCCCGGGCAGTGTCAAGTCCTACCAATTGACGCTGGGTGTCAATGAATCCTTCAATAGGTGGGTTTACCTGGTGAATTCGCTGGTGATGGCCACAGGCTCGCAGTTAGTCCTCATTGACCTACCCGCAAACGCCCCAATGCCCATTCTAATACCGGCGTTGGTTACGTCGCAGATAATAAACATAGTCCTTGACCACGCGGCGTATAGTGAGTATGTGCTTAGGGAGATTGATGACACGTACATACAGCCAATGATAACCCAGCTCAGATATAGGAAGATAATCAACGTAATCCTAAACAAGGCACTACCCAGCCTAGACTCCGTGGAGAGCAGGGTCAGGGGCTACGCACACAACGGCGAGGTATTCACAGTACCAACAAGCCCCATTGCGCAGTACCTAACAGCCACAATGAAGCCCGCAGTACTATACGAACCAAAGGGCTCACTAACACAATTCAAGAAGGCCATAGAAACAATAACCAACACACTAACAAGGCAAGCAAAGGCATTACTAACAGGATCAATAAGCCTATCATGA